The sequence below is a genomic window from Microbacterium sp. SORGH_AS_0888.
ACCGCACGGCCGCGGGATAGTCTGACCTCGCAACGACGCACGCCACCCCGCGTTCACCGAAGGGACCTACCGTGGCCGACATGGAGTCCGCCCCGTCCGCAGAAACGACGCCTCCGCCGACCGCCAACACCGGCGCACTCCGGCCGATGGGCGCCCTGTTCCAGGAGTCCTCGCCGGAGCGGAGGGTGCCGCGCCGTCAGGTCGCGTCCTGGGCGCTGTGGGACTGGGCGACGCAGCCGTTCAACTCCGTGCTGCTGACGTTCGTGTTCGCCTCCCTGTACCTCGTGTCGGACTCGTTCCTGCCGGCCGACATCGCCGCGCTGCCCGCGGACGACCCGGTGCGCGAGAGCGCACTGGCGGGGCTCGCGAGCGACTACGGCCTCGCCTCGACCGCGGCCGGCATCCTGATCCTGCTGCTGGCTCCCGTGCTCGGTCAGACCGCGGACCGCTCGGGGCGCAAGAAGCGGTGGCTCGGGGTCTTCACGGTGCTGCTGGCGCTCCTGCAGTTCGCGCTGTTCTTCGTGCACGCCGACCCCGCCTACTTCTGGTTCGGGGCCGTCGCGATCTCGCTCGGCGCCGTCGTGTCCGAGATCGCCGGGGTCAACTACAACGCAATGCTGGTGCAGGTCTCCACGCCGCGCACGATCGGGCGCGTCTCGGGACTCGGCTGGGGACTCGGCTACATCGGCGGGATCCTCGCGCTGTCGATCGTGGTCGCCCTCACGTTCGTGGACTGGTTCGGCCTGGACACCTCCGACGGCCTCGCGTATCGGCTGATCGCGGTGGGCTGCGGCGTGTGGACGATCGTGTTCGCG
It includes:
- a CDS encoding MFS transporter: MESAPSAETTPPPTANTGALRPMGALFQESSPERRVPRRQVASWALWDWATQPFNSVLLTFVFASLYLVSDSFLPADIAALPADDPVRESALAGLASDYGLASTAAGILILLLAPVLGQTADRSGRKKRWLGVFTVLLALLQFALFFVHADPAYFWFGAVAISLGAVVSEIAGVNYNAMLVQVSTPRTIGRVSGLGWGLGYIGGILALSIVVALTFVDWFGLDTSDGLAYRLIAVGCGVWTIVFAIPLFVNVPEAPAPPGARRVGFFAGYAELVRDVVALFRAHRPTFWFLLASAIYRDGLAGVFAFGGILASVAFGFSPTEVMVFGIAANVVAGVSTILAGRLDDRLGAKTVIVMALSGLIVLATLLLMFQGLGKPAFWVGGLLLSAWVGPAQAASRSLLARVTPAGMQGEIFGLYATTGRVASFISPAMWTLFIALFGSTIWGVAGLALVLLAGLVLLIFVRLPAAAR